From one Rhineura floridana isolate rRhiFlo1 chromosome 4, rRhiFlo1.hap2, whole genome shotgun sequence genomic stretch:
- the TAAR1 gene encoding trace amine-associated receptor 1: MCLHESESLERMQLCCEHINGSCIKSNWSISIRISMYALMISVILATVAGNLTVIISVSHFKQLHTPTNFLILSMSMVDLLLGFFVMPYSMVRSVENCWYFGELLCKIYTSIDIMLSTASIFHLSFISIDRYYAICDPLRYKAKISMCVILIMIFISWAFPAMFGFGLVFLKLNLIGAEETFYKIIYCVGGCFVFFNKTAGVVASMVSFYIPGLVMLCVYGKIYIIAKRQARSIKAAVNQMQIRFEVQHHISHSREKKAAKTLGTVVGVFLICWFPFFFCMATDPFMHYTIPPILIDAMVWFGYLNSTFNPIVYAYFYLWFRRALKMIVLGKVFQQDSSRTQLFLE, encoded by the coding sequence ATGTGTTTGCATGAATCTGAGTCTTTAGAAAGGATGCAGTTATGTTGTGAACACATAAATGGCTCCTGTATAAAGAGCAACTGGTCAATTAGCATTCGTATTTCCATGTATGCCTTAATGATATCTGTGATCCTGGCTACTGTAGCTGGCAATTTGACTGTTATCATTTCAGTATCACATTTCAAGCAGCTCCACACCCCTACCAATTTCCTAATCCTCTCTATGTCCATGGTGGACCTTCTTCTGGGATTCTTTGTCATGCCTTACAGCATGGTGAGGTCTGTTGAAAACTGTTGGTATTTTGGGGAATTACTCTGCAAAATCTACACCAGCATCGATATCATGCTGAGTACAGCTTCCATCTTCCACCTCTCCTTTATCTCCATTGACCGCTACTACGCCATATGTGACCCGCTGCGATACAAAGCGAAGATCAGCATGTGTGTCATACTGATCATGATCTTCATAAGCTGGGCCTTCCCTGCCATGTTCGGCTTTGGACTGGTCTTTTTGAAGTTAAACCTGATTGGAGCAGAAGAGACATTCTATAAGATCATCTACTGTGTGGGAGGCTGTTTTGTCTTCTTCAACAAAACCGCAGGGGTGGTGGCCTCCATGGTTTCTTTTTACATCCCTGGATTAGTCATGTTGTGTGTCTATGGGAAGATATACATTATAGCCAAAAGGCAAGCCAGGTCCATTAAGGCTGCTGTGAACCAAATGCAGATCAGATTTGAAGTGCAGCATCATATTTCCCACAGCAGAGAAAAAAAAGCCGCAAAGACTTTAGGCACGGTGGTTGGTGTCTTTCTCATCTGCTGGTTCCCATTCTTCTTCTGTATGGCAACAGATCCCTTTATGCATTATACAATACCTCCTATTCTCATTGATGCCATGGTTTGGTTTGGCTACTTAAATTCTACATTTAACCCAATTGTTTATGCGTATTTTTACCTATGGTTTCGAAGAGCCTTGAAGATGATTGTCCTGGGGAAGGTTTTTCAGCAGGATTCATCCAGAACTCAGCTCTTTTTGGAGTGA